The nucleotide window TTTTTACGTGGCTTTGATTTTGCCTCCTGCAAGCTTTGCAGTAAAAGAGATGTTTCTATATTGCAGGTTTGTGGCTCTACAAGTACGTTGAGCTGATAATCAATTAAACCTCCTGCCTGTACTTTGGCAAGCAATTTTGCGAAAGCGGTATTCATCTCAGCATGCTTTTCCTCAATAGCTAGTTGAATAAGTAAGTTTAATGTTTGCTTAATTTCTAATTCGAGCGCTTGTAACAGTTCGGTAGATTGTCCCATCGTATCACCTAGCTTTTTTTGATATAACTATAATAGCTTGTTTTTGTCTATTTGTGCGCAGTTTTTTACATAATGAATCGCTAAAATATGATAAACTAAAGTCCATACTATAAATTTAAAGTGAGTTGAAAAAATCAATGGAACAACCATTTTTACCAATATTATTAGGATCAGATATGAACGCTTACGGCATGGCCCGTTCTTTTTTTGAGGCATACGGTATTCGTCCACTTGTTTTAGGACGTTCCCATTTAACAGCTACGCAAGATAGCAATATTTTAACATTTCAAGCAATTGACCGCTTAAACGAAGATGAGGTTTTTTTACCTGCATTAGAAAAAGTCGCACAGCAATATGAAGGCAAAAGGCTTTTATTATTGGCATGTGGTGACGACTATGCAAAATTAATTATTAAAAATAAACAAGCCTTACAACAATATTTCACAGTGCCATACATTGATGAGGAGCTAATGGATCAAATTTTATTGAAGGAAAACTTCTATAAAATGTGTGATAAATATGGCTTTAAATACCCAGGGACAACAACGGTGACAGTAGAAAACTATGAACACTTCGAACCGCCATTCAGCTATCCAATTATCATTAAAGCTTCCAACTCAGTGGCATATTGGGCATGCTCATTCCCAGGGAAAAAGAAAGTGTTTGTAGCGCATGATGAGGCAGAAAAAACTGCTATTTTAAAGGCGATTTACCAATCGAGCTATCAGGATACGTTAATTGTTCAAGAGTTTATTCCAGGCGATGATTCATATATGCGCGTGTTAAATGCATATGTCGGAAAAGACGGCAAAGTAAAGCTAATGTGCTTAGGAAATCCTATATTAGAAGAGCATTCACCAGAAGGAATTGGCAGCTATGCGGCAATTATTACGACCTTTGATAAAGAGCTGATGGATCAAGTACGCGCCTTTTTAGAGGACATTGG belongs to Lysinibacillus louembei and includes:
- a CDS encoding carboxylate--amine ligase; amino-acid sequence: MEQPFLPILLGSDMNAYGMARSFFEAYGIRPLVLGRSHLTATQDSNILTFQAIDRLNEDEVFLPALEKVAQQYEGKRLLLLACGDDYAKLIIKNKQALQQYFTVPYIDEELMDQILLKENFYKMCDKYGFKYPGTTTVTVENYEHFEPPFSYPIIIKASNSVAYWACSFPGKKKVFVAHDEAEKTAILKAIYQSSYQDTLIVQEFIPGDDSYMRVLNAYVGKDGKVKLMCLGNPILEEHSPEGIGSYAAIITTFDKELMDQVRAFLEDIGYTGFANFDMKYDTRDGQYKLFEINLRNGRSSYYVTAAGYNLMKYVADDHMLNIKQQLTYADNAHLWMIIPKGVLFKYASNEKMKMEAKSLIRQGKFTNSLFYDKDMNAKRWIKLTLNSLNYYRKYKKYFNNKGLSE